The sequence ATGTTCAGTGTTACATGTAAAGGCATAAGTGAAAGTTAGATACGTGCATCTTAACTGAGCCATTTTAGTACTTGAAGCAGTGGTTAGAAACTGGTGTTGGTAATAAAGTTCATACCTGCAGCTGATTGTATTTCATCACTCCGTTTAGGCAAAGGAACGTGCCAATGGAATGGAGCTGGACGGAAGAAGGATCCGGGTGGACTTCTCCATAACAAAAAGACCTCACACACCTACCCCTGGAATCTACATGGGAAGACCCACTTAGTAAGTTACttgtgtgagattttttttccaaaccagtACAGGATAGGATTGTCAAGTCTCCTTGACAAGAGCTGTGCTAACACTGATGTGGTTACCtggcaaagctgctgaaaaCTAAAAAACTCAGCTGATAAAGGAGGctcttcagaatttaaaaaaaaagactacatgTGGACAGCCATCAGTAGTAATGCAGATCTTTCCAGCTCTTTAGGAGTTAATTTATACGGCACTTAGCAGTGACTGATACAGGGTCAGCCTGGATTACAGTGAGCAGAAACCTGTGTTCCTTAGTTATGCAGCCCAGGCATGAGCTAGCTAAACATTTAAATAAGTCtacagtgaggtttttttgacAATTTCTAAATTACTTTCAGTTGCTGCCTTGTGTACCTTCAAATATGGGTGTCTTTTGCAAGCACAAGTTTTCACAGAGTGAATTAACAAATACTAATTAAGCAGCTGTGTGGCGCAGTTTGCCCTGTCCACAGAGTACACTTTTGACTCGAAGTTGCCAAGAATGTAAATTGTTTTCCCAAGTCATTTCCCAGTTGTGTTTTCCCAGTGCTTTCAGCTTACGGTACTGGTGGTTACATAGTTAATGTTGTGCTGAGActgcaggttatttttttttaatcagaaagtTTTTCCAAAAGGAGCTTTCTGAGAGTTAAAAGTGAATGAAGAGTTGTCACAGAATGGAATTCCTCGTGTGCCTGTGATATCAAAAGGTTAAGAGGTTTCAGACCAAGGAGGAAAGTAGCTATGTGAACAttcaagcattttaaaaagcaagtagTTCTGTTCCCATCTGCACTGATGGGAAAGTAGGAGTGCTCACAATCATTTCAGCTATGAGGACACCCAGTTAAAATAGTGTGTACTTAACTGTGTGCCTACTGAAAAGCACTGCAAACAGtgttaatgttttctgttttaagtgTAATTCTCTTTCACTACTTGTAGTGGCAGCTCACGACGACGAGATTACTATGACAGAGGGTATGATAGAGGGTATGATGATCGTGACTATTACAGCAGATCGTACAGGTGAGGCAATATTTGTAATGCTCGACTGCTTTTTAAACTCTGCTTTCTCATCTACATTTCTACCTATATAAATGTTACTCAGTTCAtactacatatatatatatgccaaaatatttttgcattcacTGTCATTCTGGATTCTTACTATGAAATCTTGACCAAAATGACTGCTCAGTCCAAACCAGGTTGAGAAACACTTACGTGATGTTTAACCTGGGGCATGAGTTAGTCCATAATGCTTTTTTAATCTGCATtaagttttgaaaaacagagtATGTTCTCTATactctcattttaaaagaatcttTTGTTGGTTCATCTGTTAGCAGTGAAATGGTGGGGATACAGGTGCAGATGTAATATTTGTGGTGGTATCACAGTGCCAAGTTACATTTTGAGTGTAGTGTAGTAGCCAAAAAGTGGGAGATTTCAGTGGTCACCAGTATCCCCTACTAATAATCATGGCACCTCAAATGTTGCCAAAAAGGAGGAATCAGGGATTGGAACGTTACCTGTTCTGTGTTGGACATGTGcctaaaaaagcttttttaacaTACTCTGTCAGGTGGGATGTGTGTGTTTGACTTGAAGGACTCACACCTCCgatttctgtctgtcttcagtCTAAACTTCTGTGTTTAGACTTGTCCCCTGTGAAATCCTCACAATTTCTGGGGCACTATTAAGCTGGACACAAAGATaagagttgattttttttttttttttctgtctgcaattACCAAACGTTCCTGTAGTTGCAGAATTCTGTAGTAGGGCTTTCTAAGTGGTTTGCAAAGCTTAAATGCATCAGCGATGGGTGGATTTAGGATTGTTCCCTGATGGCAACCATGTATTCGTGGTGAATTCAAATGGCATTATCACTTTACAGCttgaagacaaaagaaataataaattctgTGATCTCAGCTTCCAGTGTACTCTTTCTAGTACAGTGTACTTGCTTTCTAGATGTAGAAAAAAGTATCATCTTTATACTATTATTGATAGTTGTATGGCCATTGTGAGTGACTGAGGGCAGGtatctccttcccctcccactACTTCTAGCCACagtttctccttccccagctgttGGCATTGCTTCCAGGCcgtttctcccctccctgccttgctTCTACAGCgcttcagtgctgctgtgtgggcagggaggggtCAAGGTGCTCTACATCATCACGGTGAATGCATGACAGAAGCGTTCTGCTCACGTTTCTGGGAAGCAAAGCAGGCATTAGGGTATTTCTCTGCCTCTAACAATCCATTTTCTTGAGACATCAGTGGTTTAAACATTTTGGAGAATTGTAGCAGCTAAAATCTGAAGTTGATTCCGGCCACACAAGAACCAAGATGTGTTGAGTTTCACTTTGCCAGCGCTTTTACATGGGCTTTCATACGTGGTAGATGGCTCTTTGACCAAACTTCCAGTTTGTTTCAGAGCACGAGGTACAAAAACTTGCTTGGGATAGTTAACATAGCCCTTAATGTACTAATTAACTGAAATCTAGTGGGTAAATTAACTGAAGCAGCTCGCCAAAGTGTTGGGGAACAGAAGACTTGCAGCATAGCCTGCTAAGCAGTCTGTAAGTGGTGCTTCCAGCTTGTTTTTGTGTGTTGTGTTCTGATGTGAACCCATCAAATGGCAAAGGCACCTAAGGGCCAGCAGAAGATGTGGGGCCACGTGGCGTTTGCGAAGAGTTTTACACCATTGGTCTTTATTCTTGTGCTTCTTCACAGTACAGATTTCCTTAGGGTCAGTCAGGGTGTACTGGTTGTCCTTGAAAGCTGTTGTTTGTTGCGTGCGTGTTCttgaaatgtaatttattcCTGGTGTAGATTATGGCATGGCTCTTAGTCTTTAGTGCTTAAGTGTTACTTTTTCACTCCTGAGAGTGAACAGGGGCTCAGAGGTTTGTAAAACATTATCAGAAGTTGTAACTACCTCAGTTCTGGGTGCGTGCTAGTGAGAAGAGTTGCAGACTGTGGTGGTGACTGAACATAAAGAAGAGTACATGTGTTAGATGAGGAAGAGCAGGCTGGTAAGAAGTGATGTGAGAAGTGAGTGTAGCATATCAGAGTTCATGGCCATGCCTCGGTCACGTGCTGGGCGACGTTCTGACCTTCCTACGCGCTCTCTTACCCTGTGTCTGTTGTGAACTAGTGCTTTGGGGTGGAAATACTCACAGTAGTGACAATTCCAGCAAGGGTGATTTCTTATTTCctatctgagaaagaaaaagggaaccCCAACAAAGCACGCcccaatttttaaaagctcactGCAGATCCTTGATGTCTTTTCATAGAAGATATTAGATACTGGAAGACTGAAAGTAAGGCACAGATGGTTTGTGTGTGGCTAAAAAAATATCGTGGTCTGCCCAGGTCAGCTACCTACTCTCTCATCCTGCCAGGTACTGGTCGTTTGAGAGGGgtagttgtgtgtgtgtgtgtcgtGAGTGCTTCCTTGGGGAGGGGAAAGTTAGACTTGTTAGAGATGCCCTAGAGCGTTGCATACTAGTACTCCACCCTAGCAAATCAATTGCTAACAATTACTTTGCTTTCCTTGCCCTGTGTGTGGTGATGCCTTAAGGGAAATACAATTTCAGATGGGAATTGTCATGTTAAAGCTTTAATTTCTCCTCAGTGCCATGGGATGCTTAATCTTGGCTGGAAAAGTATCTGTAGACTAAAGAAtaacctttaaataaaaaaaaaaaaaaacaacttgcacACTGACTATCTACCAAATGCaggagactttaaaaaaaaacaggagatcTGCTGATTTGAAAATGTGGTTTAGTGTTTGGGGGTTCTTTTTCATATGATTTACGGCCTTTTTGAGCTGCTGTGAGACATCGGCAGTGACTGGTCCTAATCTGAACTTGATTTGATCTCCTCCTGATAATGCTTTACTGTATCTAAACCTCTGGAGGTACTAGCCCAACCACTTAATATACTGTTAAATACTATAATGTGTTGTTTCAGTTCTAGGCAGCTTCTGTATAAGGAGAGGTTGTACCTCTGTTCTTAAATGCCCTTAAACACAAAGTGTTAAAATGtaagagtgggttttttttttttccctgtctccaCCTTGGAATCAACTTTTTCCTCAGGACAGTGAGTTGatcctgctgctttgaaaaaataaaatggaattgcTTGCCTCAAGTGGGTGAGGATCTGAGAATAGAAACAGCCTTAGGATCTTAAAATGCTGCTTGTTGGAGGGTATGGCATCGTAAAATACAATATTGGTCAGCTGGAACATGACATTAACTGCTCCTTGACACCGAGTTCAGCCAACTCAGGCCAGGAAtacataaaaatgaagataGTGAAGTAATTCACCATTATCCAGTGTGAGAACCAATGTGTTCTTGTCTTCACATCATTTTCTTATGCCTGACGATGCTTTTTGCTTGTACAAGGAactttttggttatttttaaaagtttcaaaagtcgttttggttttgtattcgCAGAGGaggtggtggcggcggcggaggaggcTGGAGAGCTGTTCAAGACAGGGATCAGTTCTACAGGTGTGTATGATAGGGAAGTTTTCAGTGGCTGGTCAACAGTGGAAATATGTTTTTTGATATCTTATACATGATATTTTTTGAGTATTCTATGAATCGAGTCTAGGATATCTTTAAACACATTAACAGAAGCTCAGTGGATGCTGAGCACTGGCAGCTCTTCCGTGAGCAGTGCAATTCATTTCAGGGTTCCCTCATCGCTGCATAGAGGGGAGACGTTAGTATAGGGACAGGTTAGTGTGGCTTTGCCCAGGAAAAACTTGTGATTTATGCCAAGAAGTGAATGTCCTGAACGCttggggatttattttttttttttattaggagATTAGTGGAACTAGGCAAGGAAAGTGCCTGGAAcggaggggtttgggggtggggtTGGTTGTAGCAGTGTCTGCTACTCAAATCAACTCTTCATCTCGGAACAAACAACTTAGATTCAAAGTTTAGGTGTGATTTGGCTTAACACTGCTTGTTTGGGGTGTGAAACTAACCAAAACAACTTGTTTGGCCTGAAGCTAGAATGGCAGGCGGTCAAATTGTGAACGCAGGAGACCTTGTATTGCTTTTATTAGTCCAAAGTAATATTACTCTGACCCAGTAATAAAAATAGCgttaagaaaatgcaaatctttGCTTTGTTATGCAGTAGAAAtgttgatcagctctttttgtgCTCATTAGCTTTCCTAAGCACACCCTTGATACTAGGATCGGGTTAGAGGTATCCATGTAGCCTCTCCCAGGCTCTAACGCAGGGgttgtttcctctttcccagGAGGAGGTCACCATCCCCTTATTACAGCCGAGGGGGCTACAGATCTCGATCCAGATCTCGATCCTATTCGCCTCGTAAGTACTCTGAGCTCACATCTCAAAAGCAAATTTCCACTTCTCCTGAGGGTTTGTGTCCATAAAGACTGCGGGACTTcagtgtggtggtttttttttttttgaaccatGGTTCCCTTTAATGTTTCATCGAGCAACCGACAGCCTTGAGGACAGAGCAAATATTTagtttgcaagaaaataaaccagGTAATACCCCTTGTTACAAAGTGGGAGGtaccatttctttctgttacaaCAGGAGTCCACAGTACGTTGACAGTTTGGTCGCCTCTGGGACAACAAGGCTCAATTCCCAACCCTCACACGTTCTCACACTGCAGCTAAATTTCCCAAGAGGAGGTTAACTTCATTTAAGGCCCAGatagtgtggggttttttttctaaattgcttATTTACGTGGAAGATAAAGCTGCATTTTGATGGCAGaaatgtaatcacagaatcatagaatcaagcaggttggaagagccctctgggatcatcgagtccaacccttgccctgacaccaccatggcaactagaccagggcactaagtgccatggccagtcttttcttaaacccctccagagatggtgactccaccacctccctgggcagccccttccaatggctaatgacccttgctgagaagaaatgcttcctaatgtccaacctgaacctcccctggcgaagcttgaggctgtgtcctcttgtcctgtccctagttgcctgggagaagaggccgactcccacttcactacaacctcccttcaggtagttgtagactgcactaaggtcacctctgagcctcctcttctccaggctaaacacccccagctccctcagccgttcctcgtaggtcagaccctccagacccttccccagcttggtcgccctcctctgggtTGCTCCAACaactcaacatctttcttgaagtgcggggcccagaataataataataataataataataatgaataatgtgtaataaaacacaacagcatTCCTAACATACTCCCCTTGTAGTGGATGGAGAGGGAGTGAAGAGGTTGTGTTCTCAGAAAACAAGTGTCACCCCTTTTACTGCCacatggggaagctgaaaaaaacccaaacggGGTGAATTTTGGGGTGAATTCTTTGTGCACTGGGGGTTTTCTACCCAAAGGAACTTCCTGGCACAACCATACTGACTGCTGGGCTTTGTCACAGGCAAATCGTAAGGTGCACGAACTCGATGTGGATTTGAGGGGTGGCAGTGAATTGAGAACTCTTAATTAAACCTGTCAATCCTTGGAAGTCTTAACAGTGGagtgtaaaaatacatatatattttgtttttcctttcaggtcGCTATTGAAGCATGACACATAGAGGAATTTCTAGCTACGGCCTTTTGAGTTGAAATTGCAAGTTTGTggacaatatttttattgtctctTCTGTTTAAACAAGTGAACAGTGCCTAGTGAATAGGTGACTTTTACACCTTTTATGAAGACTACTTCTGTGATGTTCAACGCTGTTTCGTTCTGCATATTTGTGTAGTTCGGTGCTTTGTTTCCAGTTGTGTTTTGGAAGGAGTAtgttttgcatgtatttttttagtcTCGATTTTGACTCCTGAAAGGTTTCTATTGTAAAGACAAACTGTTcagttaggttttttttctactgattCCAAGGTATTCTGAAGATCAAAACCTGTGTAAAATGCTttccaaaagtgaaaaaataaaataaaaaggagtttggtttttcttttcctaattaCTTTTGCCAAGTTATGGGTTGAAAAGAGACTACAGCGCTTCTGCTGTGTATTCTGGAATAACGTTTCAAGCCCAGAAGTAAAATTCACCCTAACTTTGTGTTGCTGGGTTGTTCTCTGGGTTGTAACACCTTCAGGTGTGTGAAATCACTGCGTGGAGAGGTCTGTGTGCGAGTGGTACGGCCGCAGGAGCGAGAGATGTCATTGAGCAACGCTTGTGGTGAACTCTTGGTAATGCTCTTGAGCCTTGAGCTCTCAGCAGATTATCACCTGTAATGTGGAGAGCTTGAAATAAGGAGAGGGCTTTGGTAGGAGTAGATAACTATCCACTTAGGGAAGGGGATGAAATAATATCTAGACTACTTTGGTTTTTCTTATAGATGCcaggctgcctctgctgctgctctctcagATTTTCAATGCAAGTTCCTCTCCTTTTACCTGCATAGCAATTTCCACACTTTTTTTCGTGGACTAAGAGCAGTTACAGGACCCTGCACACCTTTATTTGatgattttctttcccctgttcCTCTATGGGAATGGAAGAGAGAACTCTCAGTGCATTTCTCTGCCATTTCTAATCACCTTTTGTCTTCCTGTGCTTTTCAGATCTAGTTAGATCTTTGTGTGCAAGCTTTCAGTAATTTAACTTGAATAATTCCTGATCCTGCTGGCTGTTCTCGCGGAGGAGAGTGGAAGGATGGCACGCAGCGTTGCGCTGAGGCTGAGGTTTATCTGGTAACGTGATGTTGATTCTTTGAGCACCGTCTCAcgcttgtcctggtttggtttTCTCAAGTGCTGTTTTCATACAGCAACTGCCAAGGGCTTGCACTGGAGGGTGAACACTCAGCAGCCTCACTTCCCCTTGGTAGTCTAACAGTCCTGTCAGCCTAACAAAAACCCAGAGGGAATCCCAGGGCGAGTGTTCACATACTCCCTGAGCAACATCCTGCTGCTTCTAGGAGCAGCCCGTCACTTGCTGTCCTGTGAAGGCGAAATTGCACTGAAGGCTCTTCGTTATGTGCTCCTGAAGTCCatgtctcatttttaaaataactcatGTTGGTTTTCAGCTGCTGAGTTATCTACTGGATTTAAAAGTTTGTGGACAAACACTACATGGTGTATCTGTCATACCGTGTAGTAAATCTGTGCGGTTAAATCTatggccaggctggatggggcttggagcaacctggtctggtggaaggtgtccctgcccatggcagggggttggaactagatgaactttaaggtcccttccaacccaaaccagtctgtgattgattctatgatctaat is a genomic window of Nyctibius grandis isolate bNycGra1 chromosome 32, bNycGra1.pri, whole genome shotgun sequence containing:
- the TRA2B gene encoding transformer-2 protein homolog beta isoform X2, giving the protein MSTRRRHIGNRANPDPNCCLGVFGLSLYTTERDLREVFSKYGPIADVSIVYDQQSRRSRGFAFVYFENVEDAKEAKERANGMELDGRRIRVDFSITKRPHTPTPGIYMGRPTYGSSRRRDYYDRGYDRGYDDRDYYSRSYRGGGGGGGGGWRAVQDRDQFYRRRSPSPYYSRGGYRSRSRSRSYSPRRY